The sequence TGGGTCACTTCCCGTTCAAAACACCCACAACAATCCCAAGCGATACAGGAAGATTTTAAAAAAACTCCAAGACGAAACGATCCTTAAGATCCCAGGTCATGTCGCTTTAAAGCATGTCGATATCTGGTTTCAGGATGAAGCTCGATTTGGGCAACAAAATACAACAACACGGTTATGGGCTGAAAGAGGCACACGTCCCAGAGCAGTGAAGCAACAACAGTTCGAATATGCGTATCTATTTGGTTCTGTCTGTCCTCAAAAAGGTATTGGTGAGGCTATCGTTGTCCCATGGGTCAATAAAGACCTCATGATTGAGCATTTAAAGCAAATATCGGCGGTCACTGAAAAAGGACGTCATGCCGTCATCATTATGGATGGCGCAGGATGGCATACAGAAGATATCGCTAATGGCTTTCAGAACATCAGTGTCATCAAACTTCCCCCCTATTCTCCAGAGCTAAACCCTATAGAACAAGTATGGAGCTGGATGAGACAACACTATCTCGCCAATCAGTCTTTTGCGGATTACGAAGACATTGTCTCCAAAGTGTGTAGGGCTTGGAATCGTTTTTTGGCATGCTCCAACAGAGTCACCAAGATGTGTTCGAGAGAATGGGCAGACCTGACCAGTTAATTTTCCAGATTGGTATACGATTGGTATTGGAAACGCATAGTCTGAATTCGGAGAAGCATGATGGAAAAGCCGGAGATAGATCTTATGACTTCAAAATGCCATAAATGAAGAAAGCCCTGCTATTGCTAGCAGGGCTTCTGAATAAGTGGCGGAGCGGACGGGACTCGAACCCGCGACCCCCGGCGTGACAGGCCGGTATTCTAACCAACTGAACTACCGCTCCGCACTGGTTAGACTCTAAGTCTAAGTTTTTGCCTTTAGATTTTTCTAAAATCTAAAAACGAAATGTAAGCCTGGCGATGTCCTACTCTCACATGGGGAAACCCCACACTACCATCGGCGCTAATTCGTTTCACTTCTGAGTTCGGCATGGAAATCAGGTGGGTCCAAATCGCTATGGTCGCCAAGCAAAATTTTGTCTGGAACAAAATTTAACGCACTTTAGTGCGGCCCGAAGGGTTAACTACATGGATGTAGTTAATAAATTCAATTCCTAAATCTGGAAAGCTGTTTTTTTAATTCTCGTTCTTACACATTCAATGTTCTTACTTTGAGTCCATCAAAACCCTTTGGGTGTTGTATGGTTAAGCCTCACGGGCAATTAGTACAGGTTAGCTCAACGCCTCACAACGCTTACACACCCTGCCTATCAACGTTCTAGTCTCGAACAACCCTTCAGGACTCTCAAGGAGTCAGGGAAGACTCATCTCAGGGCTCGCTTCCCGCTTAGATGCTTTCAGCGGTTATCGATTCCGAACTTAGCTACCGGGCAATGCGTCTGGCGACACAACCCGAACACCAGAGGTTCGTCCACTCCGGTCCTCTCGTACTAGGAGCAGCCCCCTTCAATCTTCCAACGCCCACGGCAGATAGGGACCGAACTGTCTCACGACGTTCTAAACCCAGCTCGCGTACCACTTTAAATGGCGAACAGCCATACCCTTGGGACCGACTTCAGCCCCAGGATGTGATGAGCCGACATCGAGGTGCCAAACACCGCCGTCGATATGAACTCTTGGGCGGTATCAGCCTGTTATCCCCGGAGTACCTTTTATCCGTTGAGCGATGGCCCTTCCATTCAGAACCACCGGATCACTATGACCTGCTTTCGCACCTGCTCGAATTGTCATTCTCGCAGTCAAGCGGGCTTATGCCATTGCACTAACCTCACGATGTCCAACCGTGATTAGCCCACCTTCGTGCTCCTCCGTTACTCT is a genomic window of Vibrio japonicus containing:
- a CDS encoding IS630 family transposase → MWVSHGSLPVQNTHNNPKRYRKILKKLQDETILKIPGHVALKHVDIWFQDEARFGQQNTTTRLWAERGTRPRAVKQQQFEYAYLFGSVCPQKGIGEAIVVPWVNKDLMIEHLKQISAVTEKGRHAVIIMDGAGWHTEDIANGFQNISVIKLPPYSPELNPIEQVWSWMRQHYLANQSFADYEDIVSKVCRAWNRFLACSNRVTKMCSREWADLTS